A region from the Arachis ipaensis cultivar K30076 chromosome B01, Araip1.1, whole genome shotgun sequence genome encodes:
- the LOC107648593 gene encoding protein MAINTENANCE OF MERISTEMS-like, whose product MEQQLLGYENTMYKLDQAEHIVGRLDRVIRSYLRQAGFEYLAYIVEFEHDWPLASALIERWKPESHTFNLPCEEMTITLQDMAYQLGLRIDGEPTVTDQVDCEAHLVPQHDLQRTGAGRHRGVLVEVHERVHHAVDRGYPIPYASDYRVHIRWLPLLKDLETCGGLSWGSTVLAWLYRQMCRATEHGQRNMGGCVSLLLSWAYHHIMLLRPDGFDTRQFSLVEMWVQYRPDNAKGESRLRHYRHTLNGIGLGC is encoded by the exons ATGGAGCAGCAGTTATTGGGCTACGAGAATACGATGTACAAATTGGATCAGGCTGAGCACATTGTTGGCAGGCTTGATCGAGTG ATTAGGTCATATCTCAGACAAGCCGGGTTTGAGTATCTGGCCTATATAGTTGAGTTTGAGCACGACTGGCCACTTGCCTCGGCGCTGATAGAGAGGTGGAAGCCTGAGTCCCACACGTTTAATCTACCATGCGAGGAGATGACTATCACCCTGCAGGACATGGCCTATCAGCTGGGACTCAGGATCGACGGTGAACCT ACAGTCACAGACCAAGTGGATTGTGAAGCTCACTTGGTTCCACAACACGATTTGCAGAGAACTGGAGCAGGACGCCACAGAGGAGTGCTTGTTGAGGTACATGAGAGGGTACATCATGCAGTTGATAGGGGGTATCCTATTCCATATGCATCTGACTATCGGGTGCACATCAGGTGGCTCCCCTTACTAAAGGACCTCGAGACGTGTGGCGGGTTATCGTGGGGCTCGACTGTGCTGGCATGGCTGTACCGCCAGATGTGCCGTGCCACAGAGCATGGTCAGCGCAATATGGGTGGGTGCGTCAGCTTGCTACTGTCTTGGGCCTATCATCATATTATGCTATTACGGCCCGATGGCTTTGATACTCGTCAGTTTTCCCTGGTCGAAAT GTGGGTTCAGTACCGGCCGGACAATGCCAAAGGCGAGAGCAGGCTTAGGCATTACAGACATACCCTGAACGGGATTGGATTGGGATGCTGA